The following proteins come from a genomic window of Pyxidicoccus sp. MSG2:
- a CDS encoding caspase family protein: MMRRTTGHGWGRVAGLVAAAWLGLCLFAPEAAAVQSVEEPGATLRRFALVVGSSEGGPGRERLRYAGSDALAMSRVLEELGGVAVADRVLLLEADQHALEAALQQTKTLVEAAEAPGVRRELVLYYSGHSDGDGLLPRGERFSYDDLRRALGAVPADVRIAILDSCGSGALTRYKGGVRRPAFLTDASSQVRGHAYLASSSADEVAQESDSIGASFFTHFLVTGLRGAADASGDGRVTLHEAYQFAFHETLARTERSQGGPQHAAYDIQLAGSGDLVMTDLRGSSVRLAVAEDVQGRLFVRDWGNQLVAELQKPGGRRLALGLAAGRYTFVLERPSQRFEAELAVSSKGGAELRAEHFVPVTLTRTAARGGGEPMAAVADAPMPSVDVPTVPLNLSLVPPLASTALWGGSGLNHVALGALAVRSLQLRGLGAAGGLGWVDGTMEGFQVSGIANVAGGEVLGLQAAIGGNLAFAGGTGGQVSAVFNSAEGDYTGFQLSTTANRASAKLRGFQAAGGINLAERLAGAQVGLINISGDVAGAQVGLINVAANVRGVQLGLINIADDVSVPIGILSIVRKGRLAFEVSADDVLPLSVSIKYGSRTVYVLVTEGARLEDRSVRTLTLIGLGVHFPLGASERYYLDVDVGTQFIGEDWDGSLSRLRAMVGWELKRRFALFVGVSLNVYEPSSGEEDPDVSPLPQWKLGRGPDATRMWPGLLLGVRI, translated from the coding sequence ATGATGAGACGCACCACAGGGCATGGGTGGGGACGCGTGGCCGGGCTGGTGGCGGCCGCGTGGCTGGGCCTGTGCCTCTTCGCTCCGGAGGCCGCCGCCGTCCAATCGGTGGAGGAGCCCGGGGCCACGCTGCGCCGCTTCGCGCTCGTCGTCGGCTCCAGCGAGGGCGGCCCGGGCCGCGAGCGGCTGCGCTATGCGGGCTCGGACGCGCTGGCGATGTCGCGCGTGCTGGAGGAGCTGGGCGGCGTGGCGGTGGCGGACCGGGTGCTGCTGCTGGAGGCGGACCAACACGCGCTGGAAGCGGCGCTGCAGCAGACGAAGACGCTGGTGGAGGCGGCGGAGGCGCCGGGCGTGCGGCGCGAGCTGGTGCTGTACTACTCGGGCCACTCGGACGGGGACGGCCTGCTGCCGCGCGGCGAGCGCTTCTCCTACGACGACTTGCGGCGCGCGCTGGGCGCTGTGCCGGCGGACGTGCGCATCGCCATCCTCGACTCGTGCGGCTCCGGCGCGCTCACCCGCTACAAGGGCGGCGTGCGCCGGCCGGCCTTCCTCACGGACGCGTCGTCGCAGGTGCGGGGCCACGCCTACCTCGCGTCCAGCTCGGCGGATGAAGTCGCGCAGGAGTCGGACAGCATCGGCGCGTCCTTCTTCACGCACTTCCTCGTCACCGGCCTGCGCGGTGCGGCGGACGCCAGCGGCGACGGGCGGGTGACGCTGCACGAGGCCTACCAGTTCGCCTTCCACGAGACGCTCGCGCGCACGGAGCGCTCCCAGGGAGGCCCGCAGCACGCGGCCTACGACATCCAGCTCGCGGGCAGCGGGGATTTGGTGATGACGGACCTGCGCGGCTCCAGCGTGCGGCTGGCGGTGGCGGAGGATGTGCAGGGCCGCCTCTTCGTGCGCGACTGGGGCAACCAGCTCGTCGCGGAGCTGCAGAAGCCCGGTGGGCGGCGCCTCGCGCTAGGGCTGGCGGCCGGCCGCTACACCTTCGTGCTGGAGCGCCCCTCGCAGCGCTTCGAAGCGGAGCTGGCGGTGTCCTCGAAGGGGGGCGCGGAGCTGCGCGCGGAGCACTTCGTCCCGGTGACGCTGACGCGCACGGCGGCGCGCGGCGGCGGCGAGCCCATGGCCGCGGTGGCCGACGCGCCCATGCCCTCGGTGGACGTGCCCACGGTGCCGCTGAACCTGTCGCTGGTGCCGCCGCTGGCGAGCACCGCGCTGTGGGGCGGCAGTGGCCTCAACCACGTGGCGCTGGGCGCGCTGGCGGTGCGCTCGCTCCAACTGCGCGGGCTGGGGGCGGCCGGCGGTCTGGGGTGGGTGGACGGGACGATGGAGGGGTTCCAGGTCTCCGGCATCGCCAACGTCGCGGGCGGCGAGGTGCTCGGGCTGCAGGCGGCGATTGGCGGCAACCTCGCGTTCGCGGGCGGCACGGGAGGCCAGGTGTCCGCCGTCTTCAACAGCGCCGAGGGCGACTACACGGGCTTCCAACTCAGCACCACCGCCAACCGCGCGTCGGCGAAGCTGCGCGGGTTCCAGGCCGCGGGGGGCATCAACCTGGCGGAGCGGCTTGCCGGGGCACAGGTGGGGCTCATCAACATCTCGGGGGACGTGGCGGGCGCGCAGGTGGGGCTCATCAACGTGGCGGCCAACGTGCGCGGCGTGCAGCTGGGGCTCATCAACATCGCGGACGACGTGTCGGTGCCCATCGGCATCCTGAGCATCGTGCGCAAGGGGCGGCTGGCCTTCGAGGTGTCCGCCGATGACGTGCTCCCGCTGTCGGTGAGCATCAAGTATGGCAGCCGCACCGTGTACGTGCTCGTCACGGAGGGGGCGCGGCTGGAGGACCGCTCCGTGCGCACGCTCACGCTGATAGGGCTGGGCGTGCACTTCCCACTGGGCGCTTCGGAGCGGTACTACCTGGACGTGGACGTCGGCACCCAGTTCATCGGCGAGGACTGGGACGGCTCGCTGAGCCGGCTGCGCGCCATGGTGGGCTGGGAGCTGAAGCGGCGCTTCGCCCTCTTCGTCGGCGTCTCCCTCAACGTGTACGAGCCCTCCTCCGGTGAGGAGGACCCGGACGTCAGCCCGCTGCCGCAGTGGAAGCTGGGGCGCGGGCCGGACGCGACGCGGATGTGGCCCGGCCTGTTGCTCGGCGTACGAATCTGA